One genomic region from Salvia hispanica cultivar TCC Black 2014 chromosome 2, UniMelb_Shisp_WGS_1.0, whole genome shotgun sequence encodes:
- the LOC125206138 gene encoding uncharacterized protein LOC125206138, which yields MDHINETDSIDWDSIEITPLEESQIGAPEILMDEETMFAFVGLTLEKPSDAGERMNNDPIVDEIIDITVDDCIPNEENIFHDMEDPPMDVGTIYANMNDFRRAVKQHAIKNQFELVIEKSCPNLFRGFCKAEGCPWSIIVRFMKVEKHVKVTSNKDKHFCSSTGRVRTKMASYHWVGEKAIPFLKKDPNMGAKKLQNELQDKYVTTIHYSTIYAGLQIAREKLYGTWEDSFGNLFNFKAMVELKMPGSVIEIGLKETEDGVYFQRFFCCFKPSINGFLNGCRPYLSVDATALNGRWNGQLASATAIDGHNWMFPVAFGLFESETNEDWIWFMEQLRRAIGSPPHLAICSDACKGLENAVKAVFPLAEHRECFIHLMKNFSKRFQGPIFGRMYPAARTFCPIYHEHLMHKMYEANDRVQPFLETYHKQLWMRSKFSEDIKCDYITNNIAEVWNRWVKDYKDLPIAELVDCLRSKFMELYARRRDIGERLEGHTMLPIVVRHLNVLSRKLGHLKVKVGGMGEAEVTEITDKHKVIRHVVNLEQHTCSCREWEISGKPCPHALAVITSHRNPKMEDYLHPYFSVRLFRLAYAGVISPFPDKSQWPSMNLGFKVLPPLAKRAPGRPRKNRIPGCLESKGNKSRTKGMWQVQCKRCKEFGHRDSSAKCVFNGTKKR from the exons ATGGATCACATAAATGAAACTGATAGTATTGATTGGGATAGCATAGAAATTACTCCACTTGAAGAATCACAAATTGGTGCTCCTGAGATCTTGATGGATGAAGAAACAATGTTTGCTTTTGTTGGTCTAACATTAGAGAAACCTAGTGATGCAGGAGAGAGAATGAATAATGATCCAATTGTTGATGAGATAATAGACATAACAGTTGATGATTGTATTCCTAATGAAGAGAATATATTTCATGATATGGAAGATCCTCCGATGGATGTTGGAACCATATATGCAAATATGAATGATTTCAGGAGAGCAGTGAAGCAACATGCTATAAAGAATCAATTTGAACTAGTAATAGAGAAATCCTGTCCAAATTTGTTCAGAGGCTTCTGCAAAGCTGAGGGTTGTCCATGGTCAATTATTGTTAGATTCATGAAAGTTGAAAAGCACGTCAAG GTTACTTCGAATAAAGATAAGCATTTTTGTTCATCCACTGGTAGAGTGAGGACTAAGATGGCATCGTATCATTGGGTTGGAGAAAAAGCAATCCCTTTTTTAAAGAAAGATCCAAACATGGGAGCAAAGAAATTGCAAAATGAGCTACAAGATAAGTATGTAACCACAATTCATTATTCTACTATATATGCTGGATTGCAGATTGCACGTGAAAAATTGTATGGAACATGGGAGGACAGTTTTGGGAATTTGTTTAACTTTAAGGCAATGGTTGAGCTTAAAATGCCAGGGAGTGTGATTGAGATAGGGTTGAAAGAGACCGAAGATGGGGTGTATTTTCAaagatttttttgttgcttcAAGCCTAGTATCAATGGCTTCCTAAATGGGTGTAGGCCATATTTAAGTGTGGATGCAACAGCTCTTAATGGTAGATGGAATGGACAACTAGCTTCAGCTACTGCAATAGATGGCCATAACTGGATGTTTCCAGTTGCTTTTGGGTTGTTTGAAAGTGAGACCAATGAAGATTGGATTTGGTTTATGGAGCAGCTAAGGAGGGCAATTGGAAGTCCACCTCATTTAGCTATTTGTTCAGATGCGTGCAAAGGGTTGGAGAATGCTGTGAAGGCGGTGTTTCCATTGGCAGAGCATAGAGAGTGCTTTATCCACTTGATGAAGAATTTTTCAAAGAGGTTTCAAGGTCCAATTTTTGGACGCATGTATCCTGCAGCTAGGACATTTTGTCCAATTTATCATGAGCATCTAATGCACAAGATGTACGAAGCAAATGACAGGGTGCAACCATTCTTAGAGACATATCACAAACAACTTTGGATGAGGAGCAAATTTTCTGAAGATATCAAATGTGACTATATTACAAACAATATTGCAGAGGTATGGAACAGATGGGTGAAGGACTACAAGGACCTTCCAATAGCCGAGCTAGTTGATTGCCTGCGATCGAAGTTTATGGAGCTCTATGCAAGGAGGAGAGATATAGGTGAAAGATTGGAAGGCCACACCATGCTTCCAATTGTTGTTCGCCATCTCAATGTTCTTAGTAGAAAATTGGGCCACTTGAAGGTCAAAGTAGGTGGTATGGGTGAGGCAGAAGTGACTGAGATCACAGATAAACACAAGGTAATTAGACATGTGGTGAATCTTGAGCAACACACTTGCTCATGTAGGGAGTGGGAAATCTCAGGGAAACCATGCCCACATGCATTAGCAGTGATAACTTCACATAGAAATCCTAAAATGGAAGATTATCTACATCCTTACTTTTCAGTGAGACTATTTAGGCTAGCATATGCAGGGGTAATTAGCCCATTTCCTGACAAGTCGCAGTGGCCTAGCATGAACTTGGGCTTCAAAGTGTTACCTCCTTTGGCAAAAAGAGCTCCCGGAAGACCGAGGAAAAATAGGATACCTGGATGCTTAGAAAGCAAAGGAAACAAATCTAGGACAAAAGGAATGTGGCAGGTCCAATGTAAGCGATGCAAAGAATTTGGTCATAGAGATTCATCAGCTAAATGTGTTTTTAATGGCACAAAGAAAAGGTAA